The Littorina saxatilis isolate snail1 linkage group LG15, US_GU_Lsax_2.0, whole genome shotgun sequence genome contains a region encoding:
- the LOC138948354 gene encoding uncharacterized protein yields MPCFVLPAIFLLCRVTLSLAARSDVTVESDVIIATDTPPAVSPEVALLRAEVKKLRRTFNRFKKGGVRGKTKLCETASQQMSDHISMELSGLRSQLHTSDSVKSLRSELQYGLTSLRSELDNKVTSVRAEVGTGLAAIRSELQGSMSEIRNEVNAELTDIRAEVQYSLNTACSEDREVNAALADVQAGLTTVKSDLENRVATTRAELEQKVMGVRSEVEGGMLSDLENRVATTRVELGQKVMGVRSEVEGGMLYTCY; encoded by the exons ATGCCTTGCTTCGTCCTGCCCGCCATTTTCCTTCTCTGTCGCGTCACTCTCTCCCTCGCCGCGCGCAGTGACGTCACAGTGGAGTCTGACGTCATCATAGCAACCGACACGCCTCCTGCAGTCAGCCCGGAAGTAGCACTACTGCGAGCAGAGGTGAAGAAGTTGCGGCGGACTTTCAACCGCTTCAAAAAAGGCGGCGTCCGTGGAAAGACGAA ACTGTGCGAGACGGCGTCCCAGCAGATGTCGGACCACATCTCTATGGAGCTGTCCGGTCTGAGGTCACAGCTCCATACGTCAGACAGCGTCAAGTCGCTGCGCTCAGAGCTGCAGTACGGGCTGACGTCACTGAGGTCCGAGCTGGACAACAAGGTGACGTCAGTCAGGGCGGAAGTCGGCACGGGGCTAGCCGCTATACGCTCTGAActacag GGGTCAATGTCCGAGATCCGGAACGAGGTGAACGCCGAGCTGACGGACATCAGGGCGGAGGTGCAGTACAGTCTTAACACGGCGTGCAGTGAGGACAGAGAGGTGAACGCCGCGCTGGCTGATGTCCAGGCTGGTCTCACCACTGTCAA ATCTGACCTGGAGAACCGGGTGGCCACGACGCGCGCCGAGCTGGAGCAGAAGGTGATGGGGGTGCGGTCCGAGGTAGAGGGGGGGATGCT ATCTGACCTGGAGAACCGGGTGGCCACGACACGCGTCGAGCTGGGGCAGAAGGTGATGGGGGTGCGGTCCGAGGTAGAGGGGGGTATGCTGTATACTTGCTACTAA
- the LOC138949548 gene encoding apolipoprotein A-IV-like gives MMGVQADFKTDVVSVRSDLQDMVAGVRTEFQDSVAGTRSELQTGFMAAQSGLQNSLQSLHADLMDVRSKAETDVATIRVELSGVTALVKADVQSQLTETRTALLSAQQSLETDLGSQLQDVAARVQHIATDQSQLAYNASTLRQGLNEVKVSAERSLATLKDDLADDLQGLGSRLDDAISALTSELQRQSAQTLADVTNNVTFVDTKLSMLERDLDLQVNSLHADLDSKVGDLEKELKRSQKKMTSERAARKEQVALLTGNMTATHDALQREVARLTNDTVHARGSAFVRWGRSNCTHNSNLVYTGVVGGSSYDTDGGAANRLCLTLEPQAGNVTGARTYIYGAEYKFSDHHDLDVVCSVCHTPLPTTFMVPGTHTCPPGWSEQYTGHLTAGMVGHRAASEYLCLDSNPEHRPGSQEIRNGALFYYVFTECGSLPCPPYANMYVTCVVCSR, from the exons ATGATGGGGGTGCAGGCGGACTTCAAGACGGATGTGGTCAGCGTGCGGTCAGACCTGCAGGACATGGTGGCCGGAGTCAGGACAGAGTTTCAG GACAGTGTGGCGGGGACCAGGTCAGAGCTACAGACTGGCTTCATGGCGGCTCAGTCCGGGCTACAGAACTCGCTACAGTCGCTACACGCAGATCTGATGGACGTCCGTAGCAAGGCAGAGACTGACGTAGCTACTATCAGAGTGgag CTGAGCGGCGTGACGGCCCTGGTCAAGGCGGATGTCCAGTCCCAGCTGACCGAGACTCGCACCGCGCTGCTGTCCGCCCAGCAGTCTCTAGAAACTGACCTCGGGTCACAGCTACAGGACGTGGCCGCCAGGGTGCAGCACATCGCCACGGACCAATCACAGCTCGCCTACAACGCCTCCACCCTCCGCCAGGGGCTGAACGAGGTCAAGGTCAGTGCCGAGCGGAGCCTGGCCACGCTGAAGGACGACCTTGCCGATGACCTCCAGGGCCTGGGGTCGAGGCTGGATGACGCGATCAGTGCCCTGACGTCAGAGCTGCAACGTCAGAGCGCGCAGACCCTCGCTGACGTCACTAACAACGTCACGTTCGTCGACACTAAGCTGTCCATGCTAGAGAGAGACCTTGACCTTCAAGTCAACAGCCTTCACGCTGACCTTGACAGCAAGGTGGGCGACCTTGAGAAGGAGCTGAAGAGGTCACAGAAGAAGATGACGTCAGAGAGGGCGGCGCGGAAGGAACAGGTGGCGCTCCTGACGGGCAACATGACGGCGACACACGACGCGCTGCAGAGAGAGGTGGCCCGGCTGACCAACGACACGGTGCACGCCAGGGGCTCGGCCTTCGTCCGGTGGGGCCGCTCCAACTGCACGCACAACTCTAACCTCGTCTACACAG GTGTGGTGGGAGGATCGTCGTACGACACGGACGGAGGGGCGGCCAACAGACTGTGTCTTACCTTGGAACCACAGGCAGGCAACGTGACGGGAGCGCGGACCTACATCTATGGTGCGGAGTACAAGTTCTCGGACCATCACGACCTGGACGTGGTTTGCTCCGTGTgtcacacccccctccccaccaccttcaTGGTGCCCGGCACGCACACCTGCCCCCCCGGGTGGAGCGAGCAGTACACGGGGCACCTGACGGCGGGCATGGTGGGTCACCGCGCTGCCTCCGAGTACCTGTGTCTGGACTCGAACCCCGAGCACCGCCCCGGTAGCCAGGAGATCCGTAACGGGGCGCTGTTCTACTACGTGTTCACAGAGTGTGGGTCTCTGCCCTGTCCGCCCTATGCCAACATGTATGTGACGTGTGTCGTGTGTTCTaggtag